One stretch of Paraburkholderia fungorum DNA includes these proteins:
- the hfq gene encoding RNA chaperone Hfq, protein MASAESHPQNDFMNAARKERKRVEIYLVNGIRLTGCIESFDQYLVMLRTPVGLQGIYKRAISTIQLDTGTRPAPRAGRPSHGEHNTRGPHGSREPREHREPREPRESYGAPSSDRSPSERSSSERSGSSDGPVVVTRRRRLFGTGGGDGGNHGGGNHGGGSSSHE, encoded by the coding sequence ATGGCTTCCGCAGAATCGCATCCGCAAAACGACTTCATGAACGCTGCGCGCAAAGAGCGTAAGCGCGTCGAAATCTACCTCGTCAACGGCATTCGCCTGACCGGGTGTATCGAGTCGTTCGATCAGTACCTGGTGATGCTGCGCACGCCTGTCGGCCTGCAAGGCATCTACAAGCGCGCGATCTCGACGATCCAGCTCGACACCGGCACGCGTCCGGCACCGCGCGCGGGCCGCCCGTCGCACGGCGAGCACAACACGCGCGGGCCGCACGGTTCGCGTGAACCGCGCGAGCATCGTGAACCGCGTGAGCCTCGCGAGTCGTATGGCGCGCCGTCTTCAGACCGCTCGCCGTCCGAGCGCTCGTCTTCCGAGCGCAGCGGTTCGTCGGATGGCCCGGTGGTCGTCACGCGTCGCCGACGCCTGTTCGGCACGGGTGGCGGCGACGGCGGCAACCATGGTGGCGGCAATCATGGCGGCGGCAGCAGCAGCCACGAATAA
- a CDS encoding RNA polymerase sigma factor has product MTFEAEVIAWLPQLRRYARALTGDRAWADDLVQDTAERALARWSAFRPNSNLRAWLLTILRHLYIDQLRGRREIAVDDESAPWRNLEAPQGEVDGLVLRDLQRALYCLPVEQREVLLLVCVEELSYQEASSALGVPIGTVMSRLSRAREHMRVLLTEGPAQGAAQDSTPGTARKPPPLKVVRNPR; this is encoded by the coding sequence GTGACTTTTGAAGCCGAAGTGATTGCGTGGCTCCCGCAGTTGCGCCGCTATGCGCGCGCACTGACGGGCGATCGCGCATGGGCCGACGATCTGGTTCAGGATACGGCGGAGCGTGCGCTTGCGCGCTGGTCCGCGTTCCGCCCCAACAGCAATTTGCGGGCATGGCTACTGACCATCCTGCGGCATCTTTACATCGACCAGTTGCGCGGCCGCCGCGAGATTGCCGTCGACGATGAAAGCGCGCCGTGGCGCAACCTTGAAGCGCCGCAGGGCGAAGTCGACGGACTGGTGTTGCGCGATCTGCAGCGGGCGCTGTATTGCCTGCCGGTCGAGCAGCGCGAAGTGCTACTGCTGGTTTGCGTGGAGGAACTGTCGTATCAGGAGGCGTCGAGCGCGCTCGGCGTGCCGATCGGCACGGTGATGTCGCGGCTGTCGCGCGCGCGTGAGCATATGCGCGTGCTGCTGACGGAAGGGCCGGCGCAGGGCGCGGCTCAGGACAGTACGCCGGGGACGGCGCGCAAGCCTCCGCCGTTGAAAGTAGTGAGAAATCCGCGATGA
- a CDS encoding type II secretion system F family protein → MSSAALVLVALALLCAACAVLLWQRGTQRKGQAIVERYIDSRMASAAPAVAAGGMTGGAGSGTTTAPRGAQARQTPAGLIAPQAPPDDADWLARLRYLQARASFMLHHVIARAGIAKPKRVITIVVVSVLALCGWAGLVGGLLGACVTLVTCSAFVYFLLSMRVNKRRELIVRQLPLFLDGIVRLITLGNSVPAAFQAALQATDAPLRECLDYVSRMLRTGVEIDRALFQVATIYGVRELELVGAVLRLSVKYGGRADVMLDRMSSFMRDLEQAERELVAMSAETRLSSWVLALLPVGIGGFLILSNPKYFASMWFDPIGRELVYLAFGLQITGAYLLYRLSSLKD, encoded by the coding sequence ATGTCTAGCGCGGCCCTGGTCCTGGTGGCGCTCGCGCTGCTGTGCGCGGCATGCGCGGTGCTGCTATGGCAGCGCGGCACGCAACGCAAAGGCCAGGCCATCGTCGAGCGTTATATCGACAGCCGCATGGCGTCGGCCGCACCGGCCGTCGCGGCAGGCGGAATGACGGGTGGCGCCGGTTCCGGAACAACAACTGCGCCGCGTGGCGCCCAGGCGCGCCAGACACCGGCCGGGCTGATCGCGCCGCAAGCGCCGCCCGACGACGCGGACTGGCTCGCACGCTTGCGTTACCTGCAGGCGCGCGCGAGCTTCATGCTGCATCACGTGATAGCGCGCGCGGGCATCGCGAAGCCGAAACGCGTGATCACGATCGTTGTCGTCAGCGTGCTGGCGCTGTGCGGCTGGGCCGGCCTGGTGGGCGGTCTGCTGGGCGCCTGCGTCACGTTGGTCACATGCAGCGCGTTTGTCTATTTTCTGCTGTCGATGCGCGTGAACAAGCGCCGTGAGTTGATCGTGCGGCAACTGCCGTTGTTCCTCGACGGCATCGTGCGGCTGATTACGCTCGGCAACAGCGTGCCCGCCGCGTTTCAGGCGGCCCTGCAAGCCACCGATGCGCCGCTGCGCGAATGTCTGGACTACGTGTCGAGAATGCTGCGCACCGGCGTCGAGATCGACCGCGCACTGTTCCAGGTCGCAACAATCTACGGCGTGCGCGAACTCGAACTGGTGGGCGCGGTGCTGAGGCTGTCGGTGAAATACGGCGGACGCGCCGACGTGATGCTCGACCGCATGTCGTCGTTCATGCGCGATCTCGAACAGGCCGAGCGTGAACTGGTCGCGATGTCGGCGGAAACGCGGCTGTCGTCGTGGGTGCTGGCGTTGCTGCCGGTCGGCATCGGCGGATTTCTGATCCTGTCCAATCCCAAATATTTCGCGTCGATGTGGTTCGATCCCATCGGCCGGGAACTCGTCTACCTGGCGTTTGGTTTGCAGATAACGGGTGCGTATCTGCTCTACCGTCTATCGAGCCTGAAGGACTGA
- a CDS encoding DUF2968 domain-containing protein has protein sequence MDRKSRLRQIAFAAFISFGAVQGVNAQALQNSPGAGVVSQPGTTTALPATPTSQAAQADTTALTPDENKQSAAGNVAELQQMIRGSDLSELRTTYNGSYGASLLFYGKEMTFYVALFQQKNFWRVIKTQDATRADLIYKDFVRQTVQLSDVEIRRTQLEAQKAFTQRMIALSQDRANRLQADLDIARQQQSIVASQQQQSRAEATALAQQKTVAQDQLRAAQRQVRELQRELESGLPPH, from the coding sequence ATGGACCGAAAGTCGAGACTACGACAGATTGCGTTTGCCGCATTCATCTCGTTTGGGGCAGTGCAAGGCGTGAATGCTCAGGCGCTACAAAACAGCCCGGGCGCTGGCGTCGTTTCCCAGCCAGGCACCACTACGGCGTTGCCGGCAACACCCACATCGCAAGCCGCACAGGCCGACACCACGGCGCTTACGCCCGACGAAAACAAGCAGTCTGCCGCGGGCAATGTCGCGGAATTGCAGCAGATGATCCGCGGCTCGGATCTCAGCGAATTGCGCACTACCTATAACGGCAGCTACGGAGCGAGCCTGCTGTTCTACGGCAAGGAAATGACGTTTTACGTCGCGTTGTTCCAGCAGAAAAACTTCTGGCGCGTGATCAAGACGCAGGACGCCACGCGTGCCGATCTGATCTACAAGGACTTTGTGCGCCAGACCGTGCAGCTGTCCGATGTGGAGATTCGCCGCACTCAGCTCGAAGCACAGAAAGCGTTCACGCAGCGCATGATCGCGCTGTCGCAAGATCGCGCGAACCGGCTGCAGGCCGACCTCGACATTGCGCGTCAGCAGCAGAGCATTGTGGCGAGCCAGCAGCAACAAAGCCGTGCCGAAGCTACGGCATTGGCTCAGCAGAAGACGGTCGCGCAAGACCAGTTGCGTGCCGCACAGCGTCAGGTTCGCGAGTTGCAGCGCGAACTGGAAAGCGGCCTGCCTCCGCACTGA
- a CDS encoding sigma 54-interacting transcriptional regulator: MRTTTKIEELDIYVWEGKADIVDRVARCMASFDVEVIRADDIAISPERTALRPSLAIISVSVIDSGALILRDWQAAHGIPVVWVGAAPREHDPAAYPSEYSHILPLDFTCAELRGMVMKLVLQMRAHSAKTHESDAMIANSECMQALLHEVDTFADCDTSVLVHGETGVGKERIAQLLHEKHSRYGQGPFVAVNCGAIPDGLFESLFFGHSKGSFTGAVVAHKGYFEQADGGTLFLDEIGDLPLYQQVKLLRVLEDSAVTRIGSASPVKLDFRLVAATNKHLPQLVKEGTFRADMYYRLAVIELKIPSLEERGAVDKIAIFKAFIAQVVGQEKLSALPDLPYWLADAVADTYFPGNVRELRNLAERIGVTVRQIGAWDAARLQRLLALARSSQPVPVESAAEVLVDRSKWDMAERNRVLAALDANGWRRQDTALYLGISRKVLWEKMRKYQIFDEEPETRESE; encoded by the coding sequence ATGAGAACCACCACCAAAATCGAGGAACTCGATATCTACGTCTGGGAGGGCAAGGCCGACATCGTCGACCGGGTCGCGCGCTGCATGGCGAGCTTCGACGTCGAAGTGATCCGCGCGGACGATATCGCGATCTCGCCCGAACGGACCGCGCTGCGGCCGTCGCTCGCGATCATCAGCGTCTCGGTGATCGACAGCGGCGCGCTGATCCTGCGCGACTGGCAGGCGGCGCACGGCATTCCGGTGGTGTGGGTCGGCGCCGCGCCGCGCGAGCACGATCCGGCGGCGTATCCGTCCGAGTATTCGCACATTCTGCCGCTCGATTTCACCTGCGCGGAATTGCGCGGCATGGTGATGAAGCTGGTGCTGCAAATGCGGGCGCACAGTGCCAAAACGCATGAATCCGACGCGATGATCGCGAATTCGGAATGCATGCAGGCGTTGCTGCACGAAGTCGACACCTTCGCCGACTGCGACACGAGCGTGCTGGTGCATGGCGAAACCGGCGTCGGCAAGGAGCGCATCGCGCAACTGCTGCACGAAAAACACAGCCGCTACGGGCAGGGTCCGTTCGTCGCGGTGAACTGCGGAGCGATCCCGGACGGCCTGTTCGAATCGCTGTTTTTCGGTCACTCGAAGGGCTCGTTCACGGGCGCGGTGGTCGCGCATAAAGGCTACTTCGAGCAGGCCGACGGCGGCACGCTGTTTCTCGACGAAATCGGCGATCTGCCGCTTTATCAGCAGGTCAAGCTGCTGCGCGTGCTGGAGGACAGCGCGGTTACGCGGATCGGCTCGGCGTCGCCCGTCAAGCTCGATTTCCGGCTGGTGGCGGCGACCAACAAGCATTTGCCGCAACTGGTAAAGGAAGGCACTTTCCGTGCCGATATGTACTACAGGCTCGCGGTGATCGAGTTGAAGATTCCGTCGCTCGAAGAACGCGGCGCCGTCGACAAGATCGCAATCTTCAAGGCGTTCATTGCGCAGGTGGTCGGTCAGGAGAAGCTGTCCGCGTTGCCCGATCTGCCGTACTGGCTCGCGGATGCCGTCGCGGATACCTATTTCCCGGGTAACGTACGCGAATTGCGCAACCTGGCGGAGCGGATCGGCGTGACGGTGCGGCAGATCGGCGCGTGGGATGCGGCGCGTCTGCAACGCCTGCTGGCGCTGGCGCGCAGCAGTCAGCCGGTGCCCGTGGAAAGCGCCGCCGAGGTGTTGGTGGATCGCAGTAAATGGGACATGGCGGAGCGCAACCGCGTGCTTGCCGCGCTCGATGCAAACGGCTGGCGCCGGCAGGATACGGCGCTGTATCTGGGCATCAGCCGCAAGGTTTTGTGGGAGAAAATGCGCAAGTATCAAATTTTTGATGAAGAGCCCGAAACGCGCGAAAGTGAGTAA
- a CDS encoding pilus assembly protein TadG-related protein — MNAQPSTPAHHSGHARPADPPGSVRRPRLRRVGGARRQHGAVAIVAVMFLVVALAALAAIDVGNVFFVRRQLQRTADLAALAAVQVVSTPNGCATTVSTTARANATANGFTAAGTTKTLQAVCGRWTPGAAATAFNKSGTPANAVSVNVSQYVPYLFLVGKGQTVTASSVAVASNVAVFSLGTGIATLNTQQSVLLNAILGGLLHSNVALSVGDTQSLAAANINLAGLMTALNAGSMQGLLATSVSYQKLVVAMVKALQSGGDTIDAAILQTLAVTVPGGQNINLGYNSSTSTGLLALGLANPDSAATATINVLDTVLAAAQIAQSNSSGTAPVINVAAGLTGVAGMSMQMINPPVLAVGEAGLTPPVTARTSAIKVTLTLAALPSVNLGLASVALLNTPLMVTLYVAPGTAQLSNVDCENTKAATTVTFKVTPGLAGLCLGGVTNCTPGSVVPPVNVASVTLLGANVLNVSLAGLGPAQLSPGSTDVSINGSSGSFNVVAQPVNSNALGSDLSSLTSILLGQLSNPNALTLQVLGSNLLGDLLSSVISLVSTTLSPLLQSIFGLLNAVVGPVLTLLGVQIGTATVHNMSLTCGVPQLVQ, encoded by the coding sequence ATGAACGCGCAGCCATCGACTCCGGCGCATCACTCGGGGCACGCTCGTCCGGCGGATCCGCCTGGCTCCGTGCGCAGGCCGCGCTTGCGGCGCGTCGGCGGCGCGCGCCGTCAGCATGGCGCGGTTGCGATCGTCGCGGTGATGTTTCTGGTCGTCGCGTTGGCGGCGCTCGCTGCGATCGATGTCGGGAATGTCTTTTTCGTGCGCAGGCAGTTGCAGCGCACAGCCGATCTGGCGGCTCTGGCGGCGGTGCAGGTGGTCAGCACGCCCAACGGCTGCGCGACCACCGTCTCGACCACCGCGCGGGCGAACGCGACGGCCAACGGCTTTACTGCCGCCGGCACGACGAAAACGCTTCAGGCGGTCTGCGGACGCTGGACGCCGGGCGCTGCCGCCACGGCCTTCAACAAAAGCGGCACGCCGGCCAACGCGGTGAGTGTGAACGTCTCGCAGTACGTGCCGTATCTCTTCCTCGTCGGCAAAGGGCAGACGGTGACGGCGTCGTCTGTCGCGGTTGCGTCGAATGTCGCCGTGTTCTCGCTCGGCACCGGCATCGCGACCCTCAACACGCAGCAATCGGTGTTGCTGAACGCGATTCTGGGCGGCTTGCTGCATTCGAACGTGGCATTGAGTGTCGGTGACACGCAAAGCCTCGCGGCGGCGAATATCAATCTGGCCGGGTTGATGACGGCGCTGAACGCAGGGTCGATGCAAGGTTTGCTGGCGACCTCGGTGAGCTATCAGAAGCTGGTGGTTGCCATGGTCAAGGCGTTGCAGAGCGGCGGCGACACGATCGACGCGGCCATCCTGCAGACGCTGGCCGTCACCGTGCCCGGCGGCCAGAACATCAACCTCGGCTACAACAGCAGTACCTCAACCGGGCTGCTCGCGCTCGGACTCGCCAATCCGGATTCGGCGGCGACCGCGACCATCAACGTGCTCGACACGGTGCTGGCCGCCGCGCAGATCGCGCAGAGCAATTCGAGCGGCACCGCCCCGGTGATCAACGTCGCGGCGGGGCTGACCGGCGTCGCCGGCATGTCGATGCAGATGATCAATCCGCCCGTGCTGGCGGTCGGCGAGGCCGGTCTCACGCCGCCTGTTACCGCGCGCACCTCGGCGATCAAGGTGACGCTCACGCTGGCGGCATTGCCGAGCGTGAACCTCGGCCTGGCGTCGGTCGCGCTGCTCAACACGCCGCTGATGGTGACGCTCTATGTCGCGCCAGGGACGGCGCAGCTGTCCAATGTCGATTGCGAAAACACCAAGGCGGCCACGACGGTGACGTTCAAGGTGACGCCCGGTCTCGCAGGGCTATGCCTGGGCGGTGTGACAAATTGCACGCCGGGCAGCGTCGTGCCGCCTGTCAACGTGGCGTCCGTCACTCTGCTGGGCGCCAACGTGCTGAACGTCTCGCTGGCAGGCCTCGGCCCGGCGCAACTGTCGCCCGGATCGACCGACGTGTCGATCAACGGTTCGTCGGGCAGTTTCAACGTGGTGGCCCAGCCCGTGAACTCCAACGCGCTGGGCAGCGATCTTTCGTCGTTGACCTCGATCCTGCTCGGACAACTGTCGAATCCGAATGCCCTGACGCTTCAGGTGCTCGGCAGCAATCTTCTGGGCGATCTTCTTTCCAGCGTGATTTCGCTTGTCAGCACCACGCTGTCGCCGTTGCTCCAAAGCATTTTCGGCCTGCTCAACGCAGTGGTCGGTCCGGTGCTGACGCTGCTCGGCGTTCAGATCGGCACGGCTACCGTCCATAACATGTCGCTGACGTGCGGCGTCCCGCAACTGGTCCAATAG
- a CDS encoding DUF3613 domain-containing protein, with product MTKTTMTRGWNVSVLCLAMAAAGVLGAPGWAVAQTAADAGQGDTQRVAQASAETPAPASVQMAAQDQPPAPRASEVGHSARAWLDLQRSNAQAAPALPTLGSEAGLAYRRYMESFKGKIPDLYGSALGGGGNGNGGGSGGGASAGGLN from the coding sequence ATGACAAAGACAACAATGACACGGGGCTGGAACGTATCGGTGCTGTGCCTGGCGATGGCAGCGGCTGGGGTGCTCGGCGCTCCGGGCTGGGCCGTGGCGCAGACGGCCGCGGACGCCGGGCAGGGAGATACACAACGGGTGGCTCAGGCATCGGCTGAAACACCGGCGCCCGCGTCGGTTCAAATGGCGGCACAGGACCAGCCGCCCGCACCACGCGCCAGCGAAGTGGGGCATTCGGCTCGCGCGTGGCTGGATCTGCAGCGAAGCAATGCGCAAGCTGCGCCCGCACTGCCGACACTCGGTTCGGAAGCCGGATTGGCCTATCGGCGCTACATGGAATCGTTCAAGGGCAAGATTCCCGATCTATACGGCTCGGCGCTCGGCGGCGGTGGTAACGGCAACGGTGGCGGCAGCGGCGGTGGAGCCAGCGCCGGCGGCCTGAACTAG
- a CDS encoding type II secretion system F family protein yields MQAHQLVALALALAALAVLLLAGLVLARVNAVRRSERTLRHALDERAQQSATLAAAAAVARSGDAAQANPKAARTVQPQGFKGLLERFAHTGVRWLDTPFGRQVVAEEERRLLEQCGFVDTRTRGLFLIVRLLGALVLPLLAGTLASGHFGGSGYVAIVVMAAMAGFMLPKIVLARRARRRRNGVVNELPLLVDLLRLLQGVGLSLDQALQVVVSDFRGMLPVLSSELEIAQRQFATGRTREQSFNRLSQSYDNEDLRAVVRLLVQVDRHGGAVQEPLRQFGDRLREMRRAMLRERIGRLTVKMTGVMIVTLLPALMIVTAGPGVMAVQHSLSMSKH; encoded by the coding sequence ATGCAAGCGCATCAACTCGTCGCCCTCGCGCTCGCTCTGGCCGCGCTCGCCGTCCTGCTGCTTGCTGGGCTGGTGCTCGCGCGGGTGAATGCGGTGCGGCGCAGCGAACGCACGTTGCGGCACGCGCTCGACGAACGGGCGCAGCAAAGCGCCACGCTCGCAGCGGCCGCAGCGGTCGCACGCAGCGGCGACGCCGCGCAGGCCAACCCGAAAGCCGCGCGAACCGTGCAGCCGCAGGGCTTCAAAGGACTGCTCGAACGTTTCGCGCATACCGGGGTTCGCTGGCTCGACACGCCGTTCGGGCGTCAGGTGGTGGCGGAAGAAGAGCGCCGCCTGCTCGAACAGTGCGGTTTCGTGGACACCCGTACGCGCGGCCTGTTTCTGATCGTTCGGCTGCTTGGCGCGTTAGTGCTGCCGTTGCTGGCCGGCACGCTGGCCAGCGGCCACTTTGGCGGCTCCGGTTACGTCGCAATCGTGGTGATGGCCGCGATGGCCGGCTTCATGCTGCCGAAGATCGTCCTCGCCCGGCGGGCCCGGCGGCGCCGCAATGGCGTGGTCAACGAATTGCCGCTGCTGGTCGATCTATTGCGTTTGCTGCAGGGCGTGGGGTTGTCGCTCGATCAGGCGTTGCAGGTGGTGGTCAGCGATTTTCGCGGGATGTTGCCGGTGCTGTCGAGCGAACTCGAAATCGCGCAACGGCAGTTCGCCACCGGCCGGACCCGCGAGCAGTCGTTCAACCGGTTGTCGCAGAGCTACGACAACGAAGATTTGCGCGCGGTCGTGCGTCTGCTGGTTCAGGTGGACCGGCACGGCGGCGCGGTGCAGGAACCGCTCAGGCAGTTCGGCGACCGTCTGCGCGAAATGCGTCGGGCGATGCTACGTGAACGCATCGGGCGTCTCACCGTGAAGATGACCGGCGTGATGATCGTCACGCTGTTGCCCGCGCTGATGATCGTGACCGCGGGGCCGGGCGTGATGGCGGTCCAGCATTCGTTGAGCATGTCGAAGCATTGA
- a CDS encoding tetratricopeptide repeat protein, with product MTRVTRAACCAVTLAALSLLGACGSTGPSGYGVGAQAERAMMAQQSTKDAAPDTPGMYLGLIDQMQSQGLYFASLAHIDAYEKQYGASPDTIVLRADALRMTDQPDAAAQAYGQLLKTPLAARGHRGLGLVAGAGGDFALAAQELQQAAQLAPTDPVVLSDLGYAKLRAGDVDGARVPLMKAAELDQKSPKIISNVVLYLLANGDQAQAQAIMNQQNLPPDVRSAIRADAAKVAAAGRAQAQGAQTQQPAGAAGGDARTVASAQGLEPAPRLLQRFAQ from the coding sequence ATTACGCGCGTCACGCGAGCCGCCTGCTGCGCCGTGACGCTGGCTGCGCTTTCGCTGCTGGGTGCGTGCGGGTCCACGGGACCGTCGGGCTACGGCGTCGGCGCGCAGGCGGAGCGCGCGATGATGGCGCAGCAGTCCACTAAGGACGCCGCGCCGGACACCCCCGGCATGTACCTTGGGCTGATCGACCAGATGCAGTCGCAAGGGCTGTACTTCGCGTCGCTCGCGCATATCGACGCCTACGAAAAGCAATATGGCGCGAGCCCGGACACGATCGTGCTGCGTGCCGACGCGCTGCGTATGACGGATCAGCCGGATGCGGCAGCGCAGGCCTACGGGCAGCTTCTGAAGACGCCGCTGGCCGCACGCGGACATCGCGGGCTCGGTCTGGTCGCCGGTGCGGGCGGCGATTTCGCGCTGGCCGCGCAGGAGCTTCAGCAGGCCGCCCAGCTCGCGCCGACTGACCCGGTCGTTCTGTCGGATCTCGGCTACGCAAAACTGCGTGCAGGCGATGTCGACGGCGCGCGCGTCCCGCTGATGAAGGCCGCCGAACTCGATCAGAAGAGCCCGAAGATCATCAGCAACGTGGTGCTGTATCTGCTGGCCAACGGCGATCAGGCGCAGGCGCAGGCGATCATGAATCAGCAGAACCTTCCGCCCGACGTGCGCTCGGCGATTCGCGCCGATGCGGCGAAAGTGGCGGCAGCAGGCCGCGCGCAGGCACAAGGTGCGCAGACGCAGCAACCGGCGGGCGCGGCGGGCGGCGATGCGCGCACCGTGGCGAGCGCGCAGGGGCTCGAGCCGGCGCCGCGTCTGTTGCAACGCTTTGCGCAGTGA